From the Chitinophagales bacterium genome, the window AAATTCATGGATGCCTTAAACGAAACCGTTGATTATATTAAGCAAGAACTTTTGCCGGATTACGATTTTGATGCAGACCGCCCACCATTCTTAGCAAAGCGAGAAGACAATCACCCATCAGAAAATACTACTGATTTTTCTGATGATAAAACCAACGACACTACTTCCGGTTCTTCTTCATCTATGAATGAAGAAGATATGACTTGGAATTAATAGTAGTCATTTTTTTTGAGAGATTCCGCAACGTTTATTGTGGAGTCTTTTTCCTTTTTGTTAAACAGTTTAAAACAGTTATTCATGAAATTTACGAAACTTAGGTTCGTAGTACTTTTTTCCCTTGTAATAAACTTGGTATTCTCTCAAAGCAACGTGGGAATAGGAACGTTAACACCCAACGCTTCTTCTATTTTAGAATTATCGGCATCCGATAAAGGATTTTTAGTGCCCCGTATATCGGCAACGCA encodes:
- a CDS encoding DUF3276 family protein encodes the protein MEGKDGKYSGYFSKKLRAGKRRTYFFDVRSTKQGDFFLTITESKKKFDSDGYEMHKIFLYKEDFKKFMDALNETVDYIKQELLPDYDFDADRPPFLAKREDNHPSENTTDFSDDKTNDTTSGSSSSMNEEDMTWN